The following coding sequences are from one Tolumonas lignilytica window:
- the nadE gene encoding NAD(+) synthase — MRQTLTIATASINTTPLDLDGNLALIRAAVAEAVQQQADLVLLPELALTGYGCEDMFFSADWVEVMPAYLSQLAESLPPSLMVAVGFPLLIPGGQVFNAVALLSQYQIHGVVCKQHLARNGIHYEPRWFTPWPAGEVMTLDLAGQNVPVGDIVFEVEGIRLGFEICEDSWVASRPGRSLYERQVDVIMNPSASHFALGKQKTRRQFVCEGSRAYGAVYVYTNLLGCEAGRAVYDGDAMLASNGELVMSSDRLSFAPWRVQSATVDIGLNRSQRLISSQRLQPSEQHGIIEIPFNWQAEDYFRELSPQTTFADEDPHAAACRAIALGLWDWQRKTYTSGYALSLSGGADSALCGTLVWFAQVQAALTLGEEAYRQVLAQGRIDVAMRGDKPLLAWIHDDVMPHVLTTVYQGSAHSGSVTRNAAAGLADEMGAQHHDWSIAELVAGYLKLVNDLTPDNPMTWEKDDLALQNIQARVRSPGIWLIANRQNKLLMATSNLSEASVGYCTMDGDTSGVLSPIGGVSKSRVLQINRYIMEQGIPLQDSPDLPRLALAAMEAIVHQAPTAELRPVEQTDEADLMPYPVMDAIRRINQTQNVTPKGVLQVLLRGEYAQMYSKEQLVAWIKRYFGLYCRNQWKRERIAASFHIEADSADPKTYRRFPILANQLKRELAEMEAFARQL; from the coding sequence ATGCGTCAAACACTGACAATCGCTACCGCCAGTATTAATACCACGCCACTGGATCTGGATGGCAATCTGGCCTTGATCCGTGCGGCGGTCGCCGAAGCGGTGCAACAGCAGGCCGATCTGGTTTTGCTGCCGGAACTCGCACTGACCGGCTATGGCTGTGAAGATATGTTTTTCTCGGCGGACTGGGTCGAGGTCATGCCCGCTTATCTGAGTCAATTAGCCGAGAGTTTGCCTCCGTCGCTGATGGTCGCGGTGGGCTTTCCATTGTTGATCCCCGGCGGGCAGGTCTTTAATGCCGTGGCGTTACTGAGTCAGTATCAGATCCACGGGGTAGTCTGCAAACAACATCTGGCCCGTAACGGTATCCATTATGAACCTCGCTGGTTTACTCCCTGGCCTGCGGGTGAAGTGATGACGCTGGATCTGGCCGGACAGAATGTCCCGGTCGGCGATATCGTGTTTGAAGTGGAAGGGATCCGTCTCGGTTTCGAAATCTGCGAAGATTCCTGGGTGGCCTCCCGTCCGGGCCGTAGCCTGTATGAACGTCAGGTCGATGTGATCATGAATCCGTCTGCCAGCCACTTTGCATTGGGCAAACAGAAAACTCGTCGTCAGTTTGTCTGCGAAGGTTCTCGCGCTTACGGGGCGGTGTATGTGTATACCAACCTGCTGGGGTGCGAAGCAGGCCGGGCGGTGTATGACGGCGATGCCATGCTGGCCAGCAACGGCGAACTGGTGATGAGTTCAGATCGTTTAAGTTTTGCGCCGTGGCGCGTGCAGTCAGCCACCGTGGATATCGGGCTGAACCGTTCACAGCGCCTGATCAGCAGCCAGCGTCTGCAACCTTCCGAACAACACGGTATTATTGAAATTCCTTTTAACTGGCAGGCGGAAGACTACTTCCGTGAGCTGTCACCACAAACCACGTTTGCCGATGAAGATCCACATGCGGCGGCTTGTCGCGCGATTGCACTGGGACTGTGGGACTGGCAACGTAAAACCTACACCAGCGGTTATGCATTAAGTCTGAGTGGCGGCGCTGACTCGGCCTTGTGCGGTACGCTGGTCTGGTTTGCACAGGTGCAGGCCGCATTGACGTTAGGTGAAGAGGCTTATCGTCAGGTGCTGGCCCAGGGGCGGATTGATGTGGCTATGCGGGGGGATAAACCGCTGCTGGCTTGGATCCACGATGATGTCATGCCGCATGTTTTAACGACGGTCTATCAGGGCTCGGCCCATAGTGGCAGTGTGACCCGTAATGCGGCGGCAGGTTTGGCCGATGAAATGGGGGCACAGCATCACGACTGGTCGATTGCTGAGCTGGTGGCCGGTTATCTGAAACTGGTCAACGACCTCACACCGGATAACCCGATGACCTGGGAAAAAGACGATCTGGCATTGCAGAACATTCAGGCGCGGGTTCGTTCTCCCGGGATCTGGCTGATCGCCAACCGCCAGAATAAGCTGCTGATGGCCACCTCGAATCTATCTGAAGCCAGTGTCGGCTATTGCACCATGGATGGCGACACCTCCGGGGTTTTGTCACCGATTGGCGGTGTCAGCAAATCCCGCGTGTTACAGATCAATCGTTACATCATGGAGCAGGGCATTCCGCTGCAGGATAGCCCGGATCTGCCGCGTCTGGCGTTAGCCGCGATGGAAGCGATCGTACATCAGGCTCCTACGGCAGAGTTACGCCCGGTTGAACAAACGGACGAAGCTGATTTGATGCCCTATCCGGTAATGGATGCTATCCGTCGCATTAACCAGACGCAGAATGTCACGCCCAAAGGGGTGCTGCAGGTGTTGTTACGCGGTGAATATGCGCAGATGTACAGCAAGGAACAACTGGTTGCCTGGATCAAACGTTACTTTGGTCTCTACTGCCGTAACCAGTGGAAGCGTGAACGTATTGCCGCCAGTTTCCACATTGAAGCTGACAGCGCCGATCCCAAAACCTACCGTCGTTTCCCAATTTTGGCGAATCAGTTAAAACGAGAGCTGGCAGAAATGGAAGCCTTTGCCCGTCAACTCTGA
- a CDS encoding heavy-metal-associated domain-containing protein has protein sequence MTTTLQIPDMTCQHCVATITKLIQQADQSAQIQIDLSQHKVTVDGKLDAPALITLLDEAGYTPSEL, from the coding sequence ATGACGACCACACTGCAAATCCCGGACATGACTTGCCAGCATTGCGTGGCGACGATTACTAAACTGATCCAACAGGCGGATCAGTCGGCACAGATACAGATCGATTTGAGCCAACATAAAGTGACTGTGGATGGCAAACTCGACGCGCCTGCGCTGATCACATTACTGGATGAAGCCGGTTACACGCCGAGCGAACTGTAA